A single region of the Salvelinus sp. IW2-2015 linkage group LG20, ASM291031v2, whole genome shotgun sequence genome encodes:
- the LOC111979891 gene encoding myosin regulatory light chain 2, ventricular/cardiac muscle isoform isoform X2 produces MAPKKAKKKAAEASSNVFSMFEQAQIQEFKEAFTIMDQNRDGFIDKNDLRDTFCALGRLNVGNDELDEMLKMAPGPINFTIFLSMFGEKLKGTDPEETIINAFKIFDPEGQGVLKGEDIKYYIMSQADKFTEAEVEDMFTNFPLDVAGNLDYKNLCYVITHGEDKESE; encoded by the exons ATG GCACCCAAAAAGGCAAAGAAGAAGGCAGCAGAGGCCAGCTCCAATGTGTTCTCCATGTTTGAGCAAGCCCAGATCCAGGAGTTCAAGGAGGCTTTCACCATCATGGACCAGAACAGAGACGGTTTCATTGACAAGAACGACCTGAGGGACACATTCTGTGCACTGG GCCGTCTTAACGTGGGTAATGATGAGCTGGACGAGATGCTAAAGATGGCCCCTGGACCCATCAACTTCACCATCTTCCTCTCCATGTTTGGCGAGAAGTTGAAAG GTACTGACCCCGAGGAGACCATTATTAATGCCTTCAAGATCTTCGACCCCGAGGGACAGGGAGTCCTCAAGGGAGAGGA TATCAAATATTACATCATGTCTCAGGCGGACAAGTTCACCGAAGCTGAG GTTGAAGACATGTTCACAAATTTCCCCCTGGACGTCGCCGGGAATCTAGACTACAAGAACCTGTGCTACGTTATCACACACGGAGAGGACAAGGAGTCGGAGTAA
- the LOC111979891 gene encoding myosin regulatory light chain 2, ventricular/cardiac muscle isoform isoform X1 encodes MNGFGRARGKPPSEAPKKAKKKAAEASSNVFSMFEQAQIQEFKEAFTIMDQNRDGFIDKNDLRDTFCALGRLNVGNDELDEMLKMAPGPINFTIFLSMFGEKLKGTDPEETIINAFKIFDPEGQGVLKGEDIKYYIMSQADKFTEAEVEDMFTNFPLDVAGNLDYKNLCYVITHGEDKESE; translated from the exons GCACCCAAAAAGGCAAAGAAGAAGGCAGCAGAGGCCAGCTCCAATGTGTTCTCCATGTTTGAGCAAGCCCAGATCCAGGAGTTCAAGGAGGCTTTCACCATCATGGACCAGAACAGAGACGGTTTCATTGACAAGAACGACCTGAGGGACACATTCTGTGCACTGG GCCGTCTTAACGTGGGTAATGATGAGCTGGACGAGATGCTAAAGATGGCCCCTGGACCCATCAACTTCACCATCTTCCTCTCCATGTTTGGCGAGAAGTTGAAAG GTACTGACCCCGAGGAGACCATTATTAATGCCTTCAAGATCTTCGACCCCGAGGGACAGGGAGTCCTCAAGGGAGAGGA TATCAAATATTACATCATGTCTCAGGCGGACAAGTTCACCGAAGCTGAG GTTGAAGACATGTTCACAAATTTCCCCCTGGACGTCGCCGGGAATCTAGACTACAAGAACCTGTGCTACGTTATCACACACGGAGAGGACAAGGAGTCGGAGTAA